The Ascidiaceihabitans donghaensis genome includes the window CTGACCGTACGAAGCAGCCGCACCGGATATGCGGGTGGCCCCGTCACCGTCGGCCTCGGGTTTCGCCTGCTGAGCGATCGCAAAACCAAGACATCCGCTAAGGGCAAATCGGGGGCGCGGTCCCGTTGGTTCTGGCCCATGCCGCTTCTGTCCAAGAAAAGCCGTTCATCTTCGGTGATCAGTGGCGGGCGGTTTATGTCACGTGCTTTCTGGCCTATGGCTTTGCTGTCCAAAAAGCCGCGCAGCAATTCCGTCATTCGCGGCGGCGATTTGCCATTTTCCCACGCTTTGGGCTGGCCTCCCGTCAGCTGATCACAACGTCCCCAGACGGGCTAGGGAAAGGTCGATGTTCAGGCATCGACCCTTTTTTGTTGATCACGCATCCTAATGTTGGTGGCACAAAATCAGTGCATCTGATCCTGCCCGTTTTCAGGGTCCGGATTCCGCCTATCAACAAATTTTTATCGCCCCACTGGTGTAAGCTCTGAACCATTGGTGCCATAAGCGCGTTAGTGTCATACTGCTTATCAGGCCAATCCATTCACGGGGCGCTCCATCCAAATGAAACATCTTGCGATTGCTCTGGCGTTTGCACTGCTTCCAACAATCGGGATCGCATTTGAATTTCGCGTCACAACGAACGCGCTAACAGATGAGTTGCGCCAAAATTCACTTTTGACCCCGCTTGCAGAAGCAGAAGAAGGCGCCCCCGCCGCACAAGATGTCATCGCCGCAGCACAAGCCGACTATGCGCGTCTTGTGGCTGTGTTGTATGACCGCGGGTATTTCGCACCGACAGTTTCCATCCTTGTCGATGGACGCGAAGCGGCGACACTGTCGCCTGTGCAACCCCCGCGTCAGATCGGCTCCGTTGAACTGCGCGTCACGACTGGGCGGCCGTTTGTTTTCGGCACTGCAAGAATCGCCCCATTGCCGCCAGGCACACAATTGCCGGAAGGTTTTGCAACCGGTCAAACCGCATCAACAGGCACCCTGCAATCTGCGGCCACTGAAGGCACGCAAGCTTGGCGAAATGCAGGACACGCCAAGGCAAATGTGCAATCGCAATCTATCACAGCACATCATGATACCGGGCGGCTGGACGTGGATGTAACGCTCGCACCCGGCCCCCGCCTTCGGTTTGGCGATTTACAAGTCACTGGCAACGAACGCATGCGCACACAACGCATCCTCGACATTGCCGGCCTGCAAACAGGCACAGTGTACGATCCTGCTGAACTGGATCTGGTCGCCACCCGTCTGCGCCGCACTGGTGTGTTTTCGGTTGTCGCGCTTTCAGAGGCAGACACGATAACAGGCGGCGACCAGTTGGATATCCTCGCGCAATTCGCTGAAAACAAACCGCGCAGATTTGGATTTGGAGCGGAGCTTTCAACCCAGGACGGGCTAAGCCTGAGTGCATTTTGGTTGCACCGTAACTTGTTTGGCGGCGCAGAGCGTTTGCGCATCGGGGCCGACATCTCGGGCATCGGGGGTGACACGGGCGGCGAGGATTTTGATCTGACCGTCGCGTTCCGACGTCCCGCGACGTTTAACGAAGACACAGATTTCTATGTCGATGGACAGCTGTCCAGTCTGGAAGAACCGAATTTTGCGCTGGACCGCTTTTCTCTTGAGGCCGGAATACACCGCTATGCGTCTGCACAACGCGAATACACATTGGGCATCGGTCTGGACATTGCGGATACCACAGACGCCTTTGGCCGCAGATCTTACAGCATTCTGACTTTGCCGCTTGGCGCCGAATTCGACTACCGCGACGACAGCTTGAACGCGACGGATGGGTACTATGCCAATGCAACCCTGACCCCATTTTTGAACCTGCAAGGCAGTGCGAATGGCTTACGTGGATCATTGGACGCCCGCACCTACCACAGTTTCGGCAATGCCAAACGCGTCACCTTTGCGTTGCGTGGGCAGCTTGGGTTTTTGGTTGGTCCATCATTGTCCGAAGCGCCAACAGATTTTCTGTTCTACTCGGGCGGTGGCGGCACGGTACGCGGGCATGATTTTCAATCGCTTGGTGTCGATATTGGCGGCGGGAATACGGTTGGCGGACGTTCGTTTTTGGGGCTGTCTGGCGAAATCCGGGTTAAAACCGGTGACAAACTAAGCATCGTGGGGTTTTACGATGCGGGCTATATAGGATCCGAAGAATTCCCTGACGCGTCTTCCGGGGATTGGCAAACCGGCGCAGGCTTTGGCATTCGCTACGACACCGGCATAGGCCCGGTGCGATTGGACGTCGGTGTCCCTGTCAGTGGTCCTGACACATCTGGTGGGGCTGCGCTCTATATCGGGATCGGACAATCGTTTTGATGGGACGTTGCATGCACGTCATACCGGCCATTTGGGCTATTGCCGTTTGGGCAATCCTGCTCGGTATTCCGGCCGTCGGGCAAGATACCGGCGCCACTGACGCAGAAACGTCACAGGAAGATCGCGGGTTTATCGTTGGCCTGCTTGAAGATGCCCTTGGGGGCGAAGGCCGCCGTGTCCGCGTGGACGGGTTCGCAGGTGCGCTCAGCAGTGTGGCAACCATTGAACAGATTACCTTCGCGGATGATGATGGTGTTTGGTTGGCCCTTGATGACATTCAATTGGAATGGACACGGTCCGCGTTGCTGCGCGGGCGCATCGAAATCCAGCAACTCAGCGCCAAGACCCTAGAACTCACCCGCTTGCCCGCGTCTCAGGACACCGACGATATGCCAGCCGCAGAAGCTGGCGGGTTCGCCTTACCTGATTTGCCCGTTTCTGTCGAAATTGATCTGTTAAAGCTGGACCGGATCACTTTGGGGCCTTCCATTCTGGGTGAGAAAGCAGAATTGACCATGGAGGCCACAGCGCAGTTGTCCGGTGGTTCGGGCAACGTCACGCTAAACGCGG containing:
- a CDS encoding autotransporter assembly complex protein TamA → MKHLAIALAFALLPTIGIAFEFRVTTNALTDELRQNSLLTPLAEAEEGAPAAQDVIAAAQADYARLVAVLYDRGYFAPTVSILVDGREAATLSPVQPPRQIGSVELRVTTGRPFVFGTARIAPLPPGTQLPEGFATGQTASTGTLQSAATEGTQAWRNAGHAKANVQSQSITAHHDTGRLDVDVTLAPGPRLRFGDLQVTGNERMRTQRILDIAGLQTGTVYDPAELDLVATRLRRTGVFSVVALSEADTITGGDQLDILAQFAENKPRRFGFGAELSTQDGLSLSAFWLHRNLFGGAERLRIGADISGIGGDTGGEDFDLTVAFRRPATFNEDTDFYVDGQLSSLEEPNFALDRFSLEAGIHRYASAQREYTLGIGLDIADTTDAFGRRSYSILTLPLGAEFDYRDDSLNATDGYYANATLTPFLNLQGSANGLRGSLDARTYHSFGNAKRVTFALRGQLGFLVGPSLSEAPTDFLFYSGGGGTVRGHDFQSLGVDIGGGNTVGGRSFLGLSGEIRVKTGDKLSIVGFYDAGYIGSEEFPDASSGDWQTGAGFGIRYDTGIGPVRLDVGVPVSGPDTSGGAALYIGIGQSF